The Theileria equi strain WA chromosome 2 map unlocalized gcontig_1105316255037, whole genome shotgun sequence genomic sequence GCAGACTACTAAAATCTAAGGGCGATAAGAAACACTGTGTTGTCTATGACGCCGTTCCCGTGGCACATACACATTGTATAGCACACATTCACAAGATTGCCGTTTTACTGGTAAGTTAATGCGaatgtcccgaagaatgagggaccAGCCAACTGGAAGGAGCTCTTctgtctagtaggattcttCGCTGTgcaagtacgactgtaaggagtaccagacgaccaaagggagtctctagaataaGGATAGGCTAGTACACGGAGTATAGGAATCTGTGCAatcattggtagatggaggagttgtctattctggaGTTTAGAGAATCTTGAGATAGCAGGAATGGAGTCCAGAAGATTATCCTACGGAGTAGAGACGACTGCTAAGACAGTCtatggatagtctctctgacggtgaactagttgtgagggaggatgaatggttatCTAAAATGACGGTGCATAATGGATGATGAGTGAGCATCTGAGAACTAACAACTTGGTCCTCTTAGGATGTAATGCAGAATGGCTCTACCCACTGTTACTATTAACATAAGTCAGAGTCCTGATGATGAACCAGGGCCTATTACATACTATGGAGGTACTAGTAAACGAGATGTTAAAGTGGAAAAGTCTGAGTTTCCTCTTAACTCTGGCTTCTTAAAGTATACACATGTAGCATCCGCTGGACAACCTTTCACTGTTGATAAAGTTCAGTCTGGAAATAGTGGTAATGATATAAATCAGATAAAACCAAAAAATGGTGAGCCTGTAAAGTCCTATTCTGTCTGGTACTGGAAGTATGACCAATCAATGAATAACCCTTTATTCATAGAGATTCACAATAAAAATGGTACGTATGGCTATCATGAAACTAAGGGAAATGGCTCTTGGAATCCACATGATAGTGGTTCTCAAGATAATCAACGGCTGGAAGGTAAAGCCCTTGAGCAGAAACTTGATTACCTCAATTGTAAACATTACAAACTTGTTACCATTGATCTCACAGAGTCTCATTCTAAGACTTATGCCAGTAGTGGAACTTATTGTTGTAGTGATAAACATGATACTGGTAAAAAAAGGGTTACCATTAGGGGAGATAAAGTTAGAGTTAGTCTTCCCGGAGCCAAAGACATTGAATACTATGAACACTTCATTGGTGGTGAATCTGAACTCGCCGGAATTAAGTACAATGAAGGTGCTGCTAGTGGTAGAGGAGATAATGATCCTGCTCCTGGACCTGGTGAACCTAAAACTCCTCATACTAAACCTCCTGGTGAATCTTATCCTAAAGCACATTCTGAAGCTGCTAAAGTTTTTGCTGAATCCGCTGGTTTTATCGCTACTATATCTGGATACTTCCTTGCTGGTTCCGCAGGAACTGCcgcaacattttttggaggatggaagctttataatcgctataagggagatccttgggttagacagatttagaagcctatggactctccagtatggagactagggagtatGTACTGAGAGATTAAGGAAGAATCTTACGCTTCCAGAAGTGTCTCCGGTCATTCCTACAGCCGATCGGTCCTGAGGGAATTTGAAGTAGTACCGATCAGCTGGATGGGAAGAGTTCCCGTTGGTCACTCAGACTTAATGCTAGGCATTATACTACATCTCATCTGTATAAAAATACTCATACCCATTTATATTCCAATCTATACACATACATTTAGGCTGAAGAGTATTGCAAGGAAAGAAAACTTTGCATTGTTGGCTACTATCAAGCGGATTCTGTCTTGGATATAAAGAATACCGAAATTACCGAGGAGAAGGTACCGTTCCCAAAAGAGATTTTGGAGTTGGCCAATAAAGACTTTTTTTTCTGTAAGGTAAGTTGAAACATGTTTGGTGGATGATGGCATTTTTGTGCTGTTTAACTGGGAACATTTGTGGACTGGTGGAGATTTAGAGTAGGAGCCTATACAGTATGACATCtttactccagtagactaTCCATAGAGATCATTCAGATGACTGTcttgatagttgttcatcttgtcattctgtggatagtctctctgacagtgagctagttgtgagggaggatgaatgaatggcTGTAATGGAATAAAGTGGAGTAACTATGAGGATACTACTATAACATTATTTAAGGCATATAAGGTAGGAAGATAGGAATAAGGTAGCATTATGAATGCCTCCAAACGTAGATATCAAGcaaaaatgtccaaaaggGGAAACAGGTAATGCTAACAAAGTAACGTGTAAACATGGTTTTGATGCATCACTGAGAGATATATGCATAAACAGTGAGAATACTGATTACAAAGAATGCAAACACTATTTCAAAACCTTTACAACTCGGGATTTAAATTATGGTGGACATCCTCTTACTGATGAGAGTGGATCTGAACTTTCAAAAGATAAGACGGTCACTGAGTTATCCGTATACTATAGCAAAACATATGACATAGATCCACAGCACATAAAGAAGCCTCTTGCATTAAGGCTTAAAGAGCGCGATGGTAAGGTACATTGGTATGAAAACACC encodes the following:
- a CDS encoding hypothetical protein (encoded by transcript BEWA_035930A) translates to MALPTVTINISQSPDDEPGPITYYGGTSKRDVKVEKSEFPLNSGFLKYTHVASAGQPFTVDKVQSGNSGNDINQIKPKNGEPVKSYSVWYWKYDQSMNNPLFIEIHNKNGTYGYHETKGNGSWNPHDSGSQDNQRLEGKALEQKLDYLNCKHYKLVTIDLTESHSKTYASSGTYCCSDKHDTGKKRVTIRGDKVRVSLPGAKDIEYYEHFIGGESELAGIKYNEGAASGRGDNDPAPGPGEPKTPHTKPPGESYPKAHSEAAKVFAESAGFIATISGYFLAGSAGTAATFFGGWKLYNRYKGDPWVRQI